The genomic DNA GCTCCCTGGGCAACAAATTTTTCGCCGATCCAGGAACGGAGAAAACGCTCTTCCGGACTCTCCTCCCCAGTCCGTTCGGTTAGGGAATAAACTTCGATCCAGATCTTTTTCCCTCGATATTTTTCGAAGGAAGCGGATTTTAAAGCTTTCTCCAAAGCATCGGCTGGAGTAAACTGCGAGTCCGCCGATCGGCCCATGGTTGGACCCCAGTACCTTTTGGTCGCGCAGGCAGCGGTTAAGAAAAAAAATAACCCGATCAACAGGGTCCATTTACCAAAACGAAAAAATTTCCTATTCATGTAGATCTTTTCTCCTTTAGGGCTTTCTCTACCCCTCCTTTTTCTACTTTGGCGGAAATTTAATAGGACGCAGATTTGCGCAGATAACCGCAGAAACAAAAAAGACGCTATGCGCATAGCGCTAAGCGCTAAGCGACTTTCTGTGTACATCCGTGTCCAAAAAAGAAATTCCTCTTCAATCAAGTTAAAAAGTGGTGGGACTCTCATTAGGATAAAAATCTTTCTAAAAAAGAAGTGGCCAAGAAAAGAATAGCGGACGAAGACCTTCTTTGTCAAGTGTAGCATTTTAAACCATCCTCTTAACTCCTTCTCCGCGTAGCCAACCACCAAATTCATTGCTGGATATTTATTCCGAATGGAACCTTTTTTTATTGCCATCCCCCAAGTAAAAGAGTAAAGTAACCGCCGAATTGGACGAGGCACACGCCGGAGCAGGCCACTGTTGAATTCGAGGAGAGAATCAATTAAGGAATGAAACATTCACCATCCCCTTCTCAACATCCGTTTTTTTCTCTATCGGGCTTTCGAGCGGCGAATCGGCAAACCCATCGCCAGGGCGTGCTGATGATGATCGGCGCCGGTTTGTGCTGGAGTTCCGGCGGCATCCTTGTTCGCAACGTTACCCTCACTGACCCATGGGAGATCGTCTTTTGGCGCTCGGTTTTCATGGTGATCTTCCTGCTCGGCGTACTCGCCTTATGGCACCGGACGAAGATGTTCGAGAAAATCGCTGAGGTCGGTAGGCAGGGCGCGTTGGCGGGGGCATTGCTTGCTTCCACTTTCTTCTTCTTCATCCTCTCGGTTACGCGCAATACTGTCGCCAACACCTTTGTGCTGATGAGCGTCGGGCCGTTCTTTGTAGCTTTGTTTGGCAGGATCTTTCTCCGTGAACTAGTGCCATTGCGAACTTGGGGTGCGATAGCGGTAGCGCTTGCGGGCATCGTGCTCATGTTTTCCGAGGGCCTGGACTCCGGTCGGAGCCTCGGCAACTTCCTCGCGTTGGGCGTGCCCACCGCCTTTGCCTTGAACGTGGTCGTGCTGCGTCGCGCCCATGCCAGCGTGAGCATGGTGCCGGCGGTTATGCTCGCGGGCATCTTCTCGATCATCATTTCACTCCCGCTCGCTTGGCCTCTCACGCCCACGCTTCGCGACCTGACGCTATTGTGGATCATGGGCTGGGTACAGCTTGGGGCGGGGTGTGTGCTGATGACGATGGCGACGCGATATCTCACCGCCAGAGAAATAGGTCTGTTCGCACTGCTGGAGACGACGCTCGGTCCTATCTGGGTATGGCTCGGTATCGGCGAGCGCCCTACGAACACCGCTTTGGTGGGGGGACTAATCGTGATCACCGCACTGCTGGCCAATGGATTCCTCGGGAGGCGAGGAGAAAAAGAATTATAACCTTTAAGAAGGAGGGTTTATATGGCATTCAAAGTGGTTGCCCGTCCAGCATTACCATCTACTCTGGCCGGTGAGGTTTTGACCCGATTTGGGGCCCAACGGGTCGAGGTCCCCTTGTTTACCGAAGGAGATATCATAAAAAACGCTGCCGACGCGGATGCATTGTTGGTAGGCCCAACAGAGCCTTTCACCCAAGATGTCATTCGGACCTTGTCTAAATGCAAAATCCTCAGCCGCACGGGGGGGTGGGGCGAACGATCGAATTCAAAAAAGGGTTCTGCCGGGTAACGGCGCTCGGGAAAATGGGGCAGGGCCGCGAAGAATTGCAGAGAGGCAGCCAAGCCCACATTGGTTCCCCAGACATGAGGGATAAGTGGTATGTTCCAGGCGCTGGCCACGATCTTAGCTGGCCCCCCGTAGTAAAAGGCCTCCCCTACCCCTTGGATACCGCTATCCGTAGAGACCAAACCCAGAGCTGTCTGTCGCCTATTCGCCACCCCCTGAGACCAGCCAAAGGCTTTATCCCCTAAGAGCCCCTGGAGCACATAAGCTTCCACTTTTTGTATTTTCATCTCGAAACCCCCATAGATCTGCCTCTATAATACAAACGGCCCTAGTTCAGCCGTTGGTCGGCTTGTCATAAAGAGCGCTGCATAACTGCTGCAAAAACGCCGGCACCCATCAAGGCGCTTCCACCACAGCGATTCAACCAACGACGCGCCCTTGAATTCTGAATCGTCTCGCGGAGGTTGCCAGCGAAGAAAGCATATAGGGTTGCGTTTATGGACCCCAGTACGAGAAATGTTGCCCCCAGTAAGAGAAACTGGGGAACTGCCTGGCCTTGCGGATCAACAAATTGAGGCAAGAAGGCAACGAAAAAACCGATGCTCTTAGGGTTCAAGGCAGTCACAGTGAACGTACTTGTGCAAAGCGATCTCTTGGAAGCTCCTGCAGCGGTGGTGCTGGTTTTCGCTATCTCGGGATTCGATCGCCAAATTTTGATACCAAGGTAAAGCAGGTAAGCGACTCCCAACCACTTCAATACAGAAAAAAGCATTGGGGAAGCCGCTAAGACTGCTCCCAGCCCTAAAATGGAAAGGGTCATCGCTGTGAAATCACCAACGGCTACACCTATCACCAGCGGTATCACCGCTCTTCGTCCGTTTACAACGGCGTGACTTATTACCGAAATAATTGTTGGGCCCGGTATCACCAGAAGGATGATCGCGGCAATGGCAAATGCTCCCCAGGTTTCCAAACTCATAAGAAATCTCCCCAATTGGCTAACGAAAAAATACACCTGCCTCTAGGTTTGAAATTCTTTCTTTTTTCGACGTTATGCGCCGCCCTGTGTAGCGCCAGAGCCCTGTCTGGCAACAAAGCCCTGCGTCTGTAACCCAGTGGCAGAGGGTGTCCCGGCGATTTGAGCAAGATATGTTTCGCCGAGCTTCTCGATGTGATCACTGACATTGTCAAAGTAGTTGAAATGCACCTGTTCTTCATCGATGATCGCTTCCAGAATTTTTACGCTGATGCTGTCGCCGTTTTCTCTGCACACTAACAGGAATTGGTTATAAGCGTCGATTGTATCGTCCTCGAGTTTTGCATCAAATGAAAAGATTGACTGGACTTTCTGGCCTTTTTCCGCCTTTCCTGCAGGCTCTGTGGTCGGTTCTCCACCCAATTCCTTAATTCGCTCTGCAAACATCTCGGCGTGGCGCATCTCATCGATTGCTATGAGCTTGAGCTTCGCGGCCATATCTCCGTAATCCATGTC from Deltaproteobacteria bacterium includes the following:
- a CDS encoding DMT family transporter, producing the protein MKHSPSPSQHPFFSLSGFRAANRQTHRQGVLMMIGAGLCWSSGGILVRNVTLTDPWEIVFWRSVFMVIFLLGVLALWHRTKMFEKIAEVGRQGALAGALLASTFFFFILSVTRNTVANTFVLMSVGPFFVALFGRIFLRELVPLRTWGAIAVALAGIVLMFSEGLDSGRSLGNFLALGVPTAFALNVVVLRRAHASVSMVPAVMLAGIFSIIISLPLAWPLTPTLRDLTLLWIMGWVQLGAGCVLMTMATRYLTAREIGLFALLETTLGPIWVWLGIGERPTNTALVGGLIVITALLANGFLGRRGEKEL
- a CDS encoding LysE family translocator; amino-acid sequence: MSLETWGAFAIAAIILLVIPGPTIISVISHAVVNGRRAVIPLVIGVAVGDFTAMTLSILGLGAVLAASPMLFSVLKWLGVAYLLYLGIKIWRSNPEIAKTSTTAAGASKRSLCTSTFTVTALNPKSIGFFVAFLPQFVDPQGQAVPQFLLLGATFLVLGSINATLYAFFAGNLRETIQNSRARRWLNRCGGSALMGAGVFAAVMQRSL
- a CDS encoding bacterioferritin gives rise to the protein MAQNTKEQRKEKVIEVLNKARGMELQAIAQYMNQHYNLDDMDYGDMAAKLKLIAIDEMRHAEMFAERIKELGGEPTTEPAGKAEKGQKVQSIFSFDAKLEDDTIDAYNQFLLVCRENGDSISVKILEAIIDEEQVHFNYFDNVSDHIEKLGETYLAQIAGTPSATGLQTQGFVARQGSGATQGGA